In Helicoverpa zea isolate HzStark_Cry1AcR chromosome 3, ilHelZeax1.1, whole genome shotgun sequence, the sequence taatcatatcttttgattgagtgaatcgatttcgatgaaacaaaaactaagtaataccccaagttacgtagaatttttgtatataagcattgtctgcatttaattcgtagattttacgtgaatcgcgaacaaacaaacagataaacagacaaacagacaaacagataaacagacaaacagacaaaaatgacaaaaatgatggaaatgggttctgttagttatcctttaacatgctggctattttttttgtcaatttcttcaatgtacaaaaattacttttctacagatttattatatgtatagaatagatatttatttatttatttatatgagtcattattgtatgtaatttatgtattttttttatttaactattcAAGAAAACTGGTaaaaatttttatatttacatatttcagaGAAGCCAGgcgaaaaacaaagaaaggaaAGCTGAAAAGAAATTCTAGTTCATCATCAGATGGTGATGCTCCGTCTAAAAAGAAGTTTATTAAAACTGACACTTTAAAAAGAGATAAAAGTGAACCTAAGAAAACAGTTgtaaagaaagatgacaggcttttaaaaaaaacagacaatacaaaaaagaaaacagtCACCAAAACTACAATCGGAAAGAAATCTCTGTCTCCTGGTAAGAAATCTGGTGGAACACCACCTATTACAACAAAAAGTCTTGCCAAGAATGCAGTTAAACATGGAAAATCTCCTCCACGCCGAGATAAAAATAGAAGTGCATCTCCACATAGTGTTAGGGAGAGGGATAAAGATAAAGACCGCAGCAAAGATAAAGAGAGAGAGAAAGAAAGAGAAAAGGATAGGGACAAAGAACGGGACAGAACTAGAGTTCGTAGTAGATCTCCACGAAAAGCTAGGTCCAGATCTCCACGACAGCATACGTCGCATTCTAAAGATGTACGAAAGAAAGAGAGTTCAGAGCGTAGCAGACCAGTTTCGCCCAAGAAACCAACTCGTAGAGATGGCAGTGCAGAAAGACATAGAAAGAGGTCTGCTAGTAGAGAAAGGGATAGAGGGCGAGATCATAAAGACAGGTCTTTAGAGAGGAGGAAAGATAAACATGATGATAAAGATAGGCACGATAGAAAAGACAGGGGTGGTCGTGACAGAAATTCTGATAAAAAACGAGATGATAGTAAGAGACGAGGTAGGGATAGAGGGTTAGGTGGGAGGGGTGGTGCTGATAAGGGATTAGAAAAACCTAATAAGCCCATGGAAAGACTGCTTCCTAGGCCAGAGGAGCGTCTAGCTGCTTTAGCAGCTATTTCAAACAGAGCACTGGATACTGATAAAAATTCTACAACTTCCAAGGACCGCCAAGATACCCATTCAGAAAGGGGTGGTAGAAAACAGGACAGGCATGAAAGAGATCGTTCTACAAAAAGAGATAGACTGGATAGCATGGATAGAGATCAAGGTGACTATGAAATGGGTATGGAACGTCAGTATGACAATGATCGTAATTTAGATCATTATGATAGAGTAGATGATCGTTATGATGATGGGCCTCGAGAAGATGAAAGGTCTCCTGGGTATAATTTGCAGGGAAGAGAGAGACACTATGATTCTGGTTATGATATGGCAGGTCCTCCCAGAGGATATCCTGAAGATGATGATAGGTTATATGGTGAACATATGGGCGAAAGGAGGGGTGCTGATATTGGTAAGACAATGTTTGTTAAATTGAAGAAAGTTCAATCAAATTGTAAAACAAGATGGAGTTACAAAGATAATTTCTATACTAATTGTACCTGTATCTTCCAAGGTTATGATGAGCGTCGACCACATCGTGATCGCTCCTGGGAAGGTCGCTCGGGATCTATGGATCGCGAGCGTGGCTATATGCACCCTCATAAAGATTGGGATAATGACGATTATCGCCCAGGTGATTGGGGCCGAGAACGACATTGGCCCATGCATGACCCACAGGTAATCCAAACTTTTGCATCACAGATCCAATTCATTatactcatttattttattgaaatatatacTAAATTGTTCTTTCTTTTTAATCCTTTGCTATAGGTGAGTTTATACTATCAAACTTTGTATCGGAATGAACCAATTGATTATcgtaaagacaaaaaaaatcctTGCCTAATCCTATCTCACATATTCCTTGGCTGTCCTTATCCTCACTTTGGTATGTtgatgtgttttgtttattacactatttttaattttcctttctatatttcaatatttattaatcatatatttttcagaTGAGCGAGTGGGGTGATAAAGAACCTGATGTTGACGCATGGCACCATAGGGGTCATCCCCCAGGACCTCATCGTGGACGAATGCATGGTAAGATAAGTAAGCTACTTTTCACAATTATGTCATCATGGAGTTATAACAAGTCTGTTGTGTTTTATAAAGAATATCAGCTATTTTGGAACCTTGATTCTTTCTCTTGATTTCTCAAACAAACTACCATACTATTGGTGGCGAAAAGTAAATTTCAACTGACTGACttgatgtaaaaaaataccttgAATACTGTACCTAAGCTGTTCATCGTCGTAGTTCACCTACTGGTataaattctttattaatttaagatgATTATGGGCGCGGTATGAGAATGGACCTGGCTCGAGGTGACGGCAACAAACGCCGTGCACCCAGACCGGATCCAGAGCCGCCTGCTAAGGAAACGCCGCCTGCTAGTCAAACAACATCCACAGCACCGCCACGACAGGATGCCGAAATTGATGATAAACCAATACCTGATGATCTCAGTGAAATAAGTGACGATCCTGATGACATACTTAACAGGGAAGATGTAAGTGAATCAAATACATTATATTAGAACATATTACTTGactcatttgttagtatttgtgATTTTATTGCTAATGTCTCCTAAACCTTTGTCTTGCAGATGGCTGATCAAGTTATGGATGAAGATAGTCAAACTGCTTTACCTACTGACGAAACTGTTTCCAAGCCAGAAGGATCTGAGAAGGA encodes:
- the LOC124645818 gene encoding uncharacterized protein DDB_G0284459-like isoform X3, which codes for MSKQGKRKITVELPKSKDLANRPSVFERLGTKKSSAKKTTEHCRQWAQNGSCAYGKSCKFASTHTLISPSKQRAANKDSEQKRPGKDDPKSRLHSTVVVRSGRSPDGEIDNWDQNDLEYADTDVLEKRRQQLQRELELQLKMDSSKDMRKDKKKTMSSTSSSRSSSSSSVSSSSSDNSSSSSSSGREARRKTKKGKLKRNSSSSSDGDAPSKKKFIKTDTLKRDKSEPKKTVVKKDDRLLKKTDNTKKKTVTKTTIGKKSLSPGKKSGGTPPITTKSLAKNAVKHGKSPPRRDKNRSASPHSVRERDKDKDRSKDKEREKEREKDRDKERDRTRVRSRSPRKARSRSPRQHTSHSKDVRKKESSERSRPVSPKKPTRRDGSAERHRKRSASRERDRGRDHKDRSLERRKDKHDDKDRHDRKDRGGRDRNSDKKRDDSKRRGRDRGLGGRGGADKGLEKPNKPMERLLPRPEERLAALAAISNRALDTDKNSTTSKDRQDTHSERGGRKQDRHERDRSTKRDRLDSMDRDQGDYEMGMERQYDNDRNLDHYDRVDDRYDDGPREDERSPGYNLQGRERHYDSGYDMAGPPRGYPEDDDRLYGEHMGERRGADIGYDERRPHRDRSWEGRSGSMDRERGYMHPHKDWDNDDYRPGDWGRERHWPMHDPQMSEWGDKEPDVDAWHHRGHPPGPHRGRMHDYGRGMRMDLARGDGNKRRAPRPDPEPPAKETPPASQTTSTAPPRQDAEIDDKPIPDDLSEISDDPDDILNREDMADQVMDEDSQTALPTDETVSKPEGSEKESTQDTSGAGEEKESQDAKDDEDVPNLDFEEISDGELEEERTRAGLGDALGVDWASLVADVRRREQTSVSSGGARDRWRPERVLAHLGLSLNMAGKEVVQDVLQKNAESLQLDKKKQVQILENSDQKDVVEQNGTHEANTETEPVPDVSTLHPVGAIQVAMEKRKRQRAVLFGSGCEITRGLSARRDLALRRYLCHLPTAERTGQSRVTPQPSLFNAARSLLLHAPVSG
- the LOC124645818 gene encoding uncharacterized protein DDB_G0284459-like isoform X1, with protein sequence MSKQGKRKITVELPKSKDLANRPSVFERLGTKKSSAKKTTEHCRQWAQNGSCAYGKSCKFASTHTLISPSKQRAANKDSEQKRPGKDDPKSRLHSTVVVRSGRSPDGEIDNWDQNDLEYADTDVLEKRRQQLQRELELQLKMDSSKDMRKDKKKTMSSTSSSRSSSSSSVSSSSSDNSSSSSSSGREARRKTKKGKLKRNSSSSSDGDAPSKKKFIKTDTLKRDKSEPKKTVVKKDDRLLKKTDNTKKKTVTKTTIGKKSLSPGKKSGGTPPITTKSLAKNAVKHGKSPPRRDKNRSASPHSVRERDKDKDRSKDKEREKEREKDRDKERDRTRVRSRSPRKARSRSPRQHTSHSKDVRKKESSERSRPVSPKKPTRRDGSAERHRKRSASRERDRGRDHKDRSLERRKDKHDDKDRHDRKDRGGRDRNSDKKRDDSKRRGRDRGLGGRGGADKGLEKPNKPMERLLPRPEERLAALAAISNRALDTDKNSTTSKDRQDTHSERGGRKQDRHERDRSTKRDRLDSMDRDQGDYEMGMERQYDNDRNLDHYDRVDDRYDDGPREDERSPGYNLQGRERHYDSGYDMAGPPRGYPEDDDRLYGEHMGERRGADIGYDERRPHRDRSWEGRSGSMDRERGYMHPHKDWDNDDYRPGDWGRERHWPMHDPQMSEWGDKEPDVDAWHHRGHPPGPHRGRMHGKINDYGRGMRMDLARGDGNKRRAPRPDPEPPAKETPPASQTTSTAPPRQDAEIDDKPIPDDLSEISDDPDDILNREDMADQVMDEDSQTALPTDETVSKPEGSEKESTQDTSGAGEEKESQDAKDDEDVPNLDFEEISDGELEEERTRAGLGDALGVDWASLVADVRRREQTSVSSGGARDRWRPERVLAHLGLSLNMAGKEVVQDVLQKNAESLQLDKKKQVQILENSDQKDVVEQNGTHEANTETEPVPDVSTLHPVGAIQVAMEKRKRQRAVLFGSGCEITRGLSARRDLALRRYLCHLPTAERTGQSRVTPQPSLFNAARSLLLHAPVSG
- the LOC124645818 gene encoding uncharacterized protein DDB_G0284459-like isoform X2, whose translation is MSKQGKRKITVELPKSKDLANRPSVFERLGTKKSSAKKTTEHCRQWAQNGSCAYGKSCKFASTHTLISPSKQRAANKDSEQKRPGKDDPKSRLHSTVVVRSGRSPDGEIDNWDQNDLEYADTDVLEKRRQQLQRELELQLKMDSSKDMRKDKKKTMSSTSSSRSSSSSSVSSSSSDNSSSSSSSGREARRKTKKGKLKRNSSSSSDGDAPSKKKFIKTDTLKRDKSEPKKTVVKKDDRLLKKTDNTKKKTVTKTTIGKKSLSPGKKSGGTPPITTKSLAKNAVKHGKSPPRRDKNRSASPHSVRERDKDKDRSKDKEREKEREKDRDKERDRTRVRSRSPRKARSRSPRQHTSHSKDVRKKESSERSRPVSPKKPTRRDGSAERHRKRSASRERDRGRDHKDRSLERRKDKHDDKDRHDRKDRGGRDRNSDKKRDDSKRRGRDRGLGGRGGADKGLEKPNKPMERLLPRPEERLAALAAISNRALDTDKNSTTSKDRQDTHSERGGRKQDRHERDRSTKRDRLDSMDRDQGDYEMGMERQYDNDRNLDHYDRVDDRYDDGPREDERSPGYNLQGRERHYDSGYDMAGPPRGYPEDDDRLYGEHMGERRGADIGYDERRPHRDRSWEGRSGSMDRERGYMHPHKDWDNDDYRPGDWGRERHWPMHDPQMSEWGDKEPDVDAWHHRGHPPGPHRGRMHDDYGRGMRMDLARGDGNKRRAPRPDPEPPAKETPPASQTTSTAPPRQDAEIDDKPIPDDLSEISDDPDDILNREDMADQVMDEDSQTALPTDETVSKPEGSEKESTQDTSGAGEEKESQDAKDDEDVPNLDFEEISDGELEEERTRAGLGDALGVDWASLVADVRRREQTSVSSGGARDRWRPERVLAHLGLSLNMAGKEVVQDVLQKNAESLQLDKKKQVQILENSDQKDVVEQNGTHEANTETEPVPDVSTLHPVGAIQVAMEKRKRQRAVLFGSGCEITRGLSARRDLALRRYLCHLPTAERTGQSRVTPQPSLFNAARSLLLHAPVSG